The Polypterus senegalus isolate Bchr_013 chromosome 11, ASM1683550v1, whole genome shotgun sequence sequence cacatgcgttacctggtaggtaaccacccatacaatcagaccgGGACTCACAATACGAATGATatgaatatgaatgaatgaatgaatgaatgaatacatgcatacatacatacatgcatacatacagtggaggaaataattatttgacccctcactgattttgtaagtttgtccaatgacaaagaaatgaaaagtctcagaacagtatcatttcaatggtaggtttatttcaacagtggcagattgcacatcaaaaggaaaattgaaaaagtaactttaaataaaagatagaaattgatttgcatttcattgagggaaataagtttttgaacccctaccaaccattaagagttctggctcccacagagtggttagacacttctactcaattagtcaccctcattaaggacacctgtcttaactagtcacctgtataaaagacacctgtccacagaatcaatcaatcaagcagactccacactctacaacatgggaaagaccaaagagctgtccaaggatgtcagagacaaaattgtagacctgcacaaggctggaatgggctacaaaaccattagcaagaagctgggagagaaggtgacaactgttggtgcgattgttcgaaaatggaaggagcacaaaatgaccatcaatcgacctcgctctggggctccacgcaagatctcacctcgtggggtgtcaatggttctgagaaaggtgaaaaagaatcctagaactacacgggaggagttagttaatgacctcaaattagcagggaccacagtcaccaagaaaaccattggaaacacattacaccgcaatggattaaaatcctgcagggctgcaaggtcccctgctcaagaaggcacatgtgcaggcccgtctgaagtttgccaataaacacctgaatgattcagagagtgactgggagaaggtgctgtggtctgatgagaccaaaatagagctctttggcattaactcaactcgctgtgtttggaggaagaaaaatgctgcctatgaccccaaaacactgtccccaccgtcaagcatgggggtggaaacattttgctttgggggtgtttttctgctaagggcacaggacaactcaatcgcattaacgggaaaatggacggagccatgtatcgtgaaatcctgagcgacaatctccttccctctgccaggaaactgaaaatgggtcgtggatgggtgttccagcacgacaatgacccaaaacatacagcaaaggcaacaaaggagtggctcaagaagaagcacattaaggtcatggagtggcctagtcagtctccggaccttaatccaatagaaaacctatggagggagctcaagctcagagtagcacagagacagcctcgaaaccttagggatttagagatgatctgcaaagaggagtggaccaacattcctcctaaaatgtgcgcaaacttggtcatcaattacaagaaacgtttgacctctgtgcttgcaaacaagggtttttccactaagtattaagtctttttttgttagagggttcaaaaacttttccctcaatgaaatgcaaatcaatttctatcttttatttaaagttattttttcgattttccttttgatgtacaatctgccactgttgaaataaacctaccattgaaatgatactgttctgagacttttcatttctttgtcattggacaaacttacaaaatcagtgaggggtcaaataattatttcctccactgtacatgcatacatacatacatacatacagtagaacctctggtcacgaacgtttctgaacatgtacaaatcaggttacaatcaaaaagtttgccaaacttttgcatctgttcacaaccacacactctggtggcgaacaaaaaTACTGGCacccagtttcccttctggttcgtaagcgccaatgatttccacatgtgttcagtctctccctgtacatcgtTTCCGGTCAGATGTGTGTgcatttgctgtgaactctttgtgctctattttgtgtgcttttgcattaattttgcaattaaccatggcctctaagcaagtgaagagtggtattGTTGGCGAGAAGAAAAGTTCAAAggaaattgaaataaattaaagaaagaaatcattgaaaagtatgagcgtggcattCACGTTACCAGTCTTGCTGCCGAATACAAGAAGCTGAAATCTACTAGAAATCTATGGATTTCTAAATCAAAATCTTTCTTTGCGGAGCTGGattctccctcaaaactgtaacctccttttcacccagcttcctcctcacttccttcatgccagagcTCGaatcatgcaaggttagttttcttgcttgtttatggttagtttttgtataaattaaagatttttcaaactttaatttttttccccctgtggttaaaactcattaaaaaaaaaaagtgcttacacCGAGTGGTTTGTAAGGATgtagcacaaactcttgcaaagttagttttctctgttcaagattttctgtgttattcaatgtttttacatttagtttactattacactgtgcagtctatggtataattaactatttctgtgcttacaaaaatatatatttacatagagtTCGCATGGGCTGGAACGGATTAATCGTATTTACaaacaatcttatggggaaattacgttcAGGTCGCGTCTGGAATTTTGGAACGAAATACGGTCGTGACCAGGAGGtactactgtattttttttcaatatatatgcatatttgcatatattcaaTATGCAAAACATGTAAATTGTACAAATAACTGCAACCGAAACATTTACGCCCTTAAACAAATCAAATGCACAGTATATTATAATTTCCCCACTCTTATCCTTCATTAATTCTGCAGAACACACAGCAAATCAACAGCAATCTGCCAAAGCCTGACCAGAAATTCTCAATAATGCAAACAAGTAGGAACTCCAACATTGCCATACAAGCAAAACTAAGTACCATTTACATTTggttatttgactgatgcctttagtGAAGGGGATTTACAACATCTgatacaaaaggttacatttcttttgttttttttcttcaggtggagcacagacaggtcagGTAACCCCCtcatggtcatacagtgtcagtagtgggatctgaacccacaaccacagggtttgaagtccaaagccttaatgactgcaccacactgcctgcctaagtACCAGTCTCATTTAAATTATGACACCAAGTACCAATGCATCTGTAATGGGCAGTGGGGGCAGGACTATGGTGTCTTGGTTGGATGCAGATTGccatcacatttttaaatgtttttccccATCATGCTTTCCCCAGGCATTCAGTTACCACAAAAATTTTCATTTGATTAAACATGCagattttcctttccttttcactTAATATAGACATCAAAGACAcgaaaaaccaaagaaaaaaaccaACCTATCAAAAGCTTTTACACGTCCTAGTAGCTTCTTGTTGTTACGACAGTTGATTAGAACTTGTGTATTATTTTTGACGGACTGTGTGAGGACTGAGAGTGGTCCTGTATTGAACTCCTCCTCTTCTCTCTTTTGGAGTTCCTCAGGGGTCATTTCAGACTTGGGTTTATTTAACAAACTCCTgcgcataaaaaaaaaatcaagttaaacaCAATGTATAGTAGGTCATTGTTTGAATTATTACATATTAGAAATGAACACTGTAAACTTAACTTTAATAATGGAACAcactaaaatattaaagaaaaaaaaacaagtgactaGGTAAGAGTcctgattaaaacaaaaatgtcttctatttttcttagTGTATCAAATTGTATTTTTCCTCtgtaaaaggcaaaaagaaaatactgtattaaGTAACCCAAAAAGAAATGGGTTATTTTAATACtcacaaaaacagaaattctCAAACTAACTTAACCCAGCCATGGCTTTGCCCTCACTGCAACCCAATGTTGGCAGCACTAGGAACAAAGTATAAATCAagcctggacagagcaccagacCAACACCGAGCCCACTCATGCACATATCAACACAGAGGGCCAGTTTacaattgccagttaacctaacccaAAAACTTCAGTATACATGAggaggagaaaataaaatcaaaattctgGAAGAAAAAACTATAGAAACAAGAGTAAAACATGCAACTATCACATGGATAAAACCGAAGAGCGGAATTCAAGTCCCGCACGCTTGATCCATGAGATGACAGACCTTACTGTTGTTGCGTTCAATTTTGAACCGAGTGGGcaaagtcggtcctggagggccatagtggttgcaggtttttgttgcaatCCAATTGTTTAAACACACACCAACAGTTCCCAATAACATCTTATATTACAttgtatattttcccttttcAATGAGATCACTCAAATAGCTTGAATCCTTAAGTGGATGAGTAGTTCTCAGTCAGTCACTTTTTCTTCTACTAGTTTCTTTCCAAAAAATTGAGTAAACCAGATAGTTCGCAATAAACACACAAAGGTGCAAATGGAAAAAGAGTTTGATGGAGAACTACAAGTTTAATTGTCAactgcatcttattgctaataaagcacaattaaaaacaGTTAATGTACAAGACTAAAAGAAACTATTAAGGTCGGGGAATTTTGATAAGTGATTAAGAACAGAAGTACTTATCTTTTTGGACCAAGGACCATTTTGCTAGAGTGAAATTTAACGGCAGCAACTTGACGCTAATAGTAATCTGCTAGCGCAATTCTGCATGACATTTCACAAGTTTAACTTAAATTATGTGAACAACAACTAGATTCTGGATTTCCATTTCAAAGTCCCAGATTTCGACCAGCAATCAATAATAATGTGATCCATAATAGTCCCTTGGATATTAAAGGAATAGTCCAaccaaaatttacatttttgtgtgttACTTTGCCCATGTAGGTTACAGTGATGGGTGAGAGAAAAAATTAAGctcatgttttcatgaaaaagaaaaggacaggacttttgaccaatgaatgagggggaaagaaaggtcttcaattcaaaagtacaGAGTTATGGAAATGCTCCTCTTTTCTGGAAGTATTCATATTTTACCAAAAACCACGTGTTTTGCATATTGGAGCATTCAAATGGATAACAGGCATGTGGATTATGGActaggattatttttttttatggacgtttttcacattgttggCTGCTGGTCAGTATTGGGTTACAGTGAAGTTCCATTACATCATAtattttatctccattctccatgaaaacacggTATTTTTCTCAGccaatcactacaaactacatggggtatgtaacatataaaaagaaatatttttggtgGAGGGTTCCTTTAAACTTGGTAAGTTTGTCAGCATGGGTGTGTGAGTCACCACTAGACTGCAAGACTGTTTAAACCAGATGTAAGCTCTCCAGATTGAAAAAGTGAGGCTGGAAGAGAGGCCTGCACAGTGAACTATATAGCAAGAGAATATATATGTTAAAAGAGGTGGGTGCTGAGGCAACCACAGCAAGCAAACAAGATCTAAACTGGAAGGTGTGGAGTTGAAGCAAAATTTGTTAATGTCTGCAAGGAACCTAGATGGTTTACTCCACAGTGGTAGTTTTAGATGAATTTCTCTTCTATCTAGGTATATTGATTTagcagtaattttctcaaactaaataaggagaaaacaaagattttagtggttggcaaacatggatataatgagggtattagaaataaacttgatccatcagaattaaaagtcaagacagagataaagaatttaggggtaattattgactctgacatgaattttaaaatcacatatcaatcagattattaggacagcattttttctcttaagaaatatagcaaaagttagacctctaataataaaattgcaaggtgttgagaaattatttcacgcttttgtttgcagttggctagattactgtaacgcactcctctcagtaccacccaaaaaaaaaagacatcaattgattgcaactcgagcagaatggagctgctagaatcttaagtaggaaaagaaaatcggagcacatttctccagttctgatgtcactacactggttacctgtgccatttagaattgactttaaaatactgcttatggttcaCAAAGCCTTAATAATCTGCTCtctcttatatttcagaatgcctctcaccttacactccaaatcgtaaccttagatcttcaaatgagggtctgcttagaattccaagagctaaacttaaaagaagtggtgaggcaggtggccttctgctgttatgcacctaaaatctggaagagctgaccgatagaaattcgccaggctaatatagtggagcactttaaaaaaactgctaaaatcacACTATTTTAACAAGGCTTTCAtatagcttcattttattttaatcctgatattttttatatgcatttaattatcattcttGGTgtctccacaatccatactaacacttactttctcttctgttctttttctggttttctgtggtgttgatctgcacccccaccacccaatcaaagcatcctgaagtccctacattgatggattaaaggccagaacccacatgaccgtcatcatcaagttcttccatgagaaccctgaataccatgaggactgattgaagttatttatgttaggtagaatgtctggGCGGGAGCTGAGCGGTCTTGTgacctcggaacccctgcagattttattttttttctccagccatctgaccttacttttattctatgttacttaatattgcctaattttattttatttttttaaaatatattttgtctttattctcttcatcatgtaaagcattttaagctacatcatttgtataaaaatgtgatatagaagtaaatgttgtagTAGTAGTGCTGATGTCAGCTAGCACCCTTGACTGTTGCAAATACTCTAaatgtttaagtaaaaaaaaaaaaaatacacaacagaCCAATGTACCCAAGCAATTAAAAGTCACTTTGCTCCGATGACTGCCAGCTTGCAAACCACTTGACACGCAGTTAGGGGTCACTGCTTCAGacaatattgttaataaatttgctGTCATTAGATACACAGCCTCTTATAAAATCACAATGATCTGCCAATTGCTGGATGCAGAAAATGTTAGTTTAAAATAAGGAAAGTTCTGTATtaacatatttatacagaaacagCAAAGatgattagagaaaaaaaaaaaacccaacaacaaTATAAATACCTTATTAATATGATTTACCTGTAagacataaataaatactttttttttcctggcatCTCTCTACTGATCCCCAAGCCCTTGTTAGCCTATGGGACAGGTGACACTATACTACAAAAAGGCAACAAGGTCTCATTCATTCTACTCTGACAGCAGGTGGAAAGTGCACACTTTCTGCACGTCTCCTCTGGTCGTGGTCTTAAATTGGGCACGCTGCCGCATCTCtttctttgggtttttttgtgCTGCCATCTAACAGATTGAAGGATGCCTGGCCACCAAGCAGGTCTCAAtgttctatttttcattatgtagcAGGGAACCTTGCCTTACATTTTCGTTTGGCTAAAGATCTCAATTTAACCATCCAGCTTGGAGGTCGGACATTATGATAACTCTCTTGGGCACTACTCCATTACCTCAACAGGAGGCGAAGTAGCAGAATCCAGCCCTGCTCACTCCATTTCACCTCAGAATGGTAATCAGGATAAGGACTATGCTCTATTGAAGTACCTTAACACATTTCAGGGtactttgtttttgttacttttattttccagCATAGTACCTTGCCCTACAAATATGTCTAGAGTTCTGAAACACTGGCGTTTTGAGGTATGGGAATTATACCCTCTAACCATGATCCAAGAGAGTGGAGACGTTGCATGTTTAATTACCACAACTAGGAATTTCCATGCACATAAATGCAAGACAGAAAACGGTCTACTAGTCTTGAAGCACAAGGCTGTTCAGTTCTACAGCAGGCTTACTAGTGActctaagcaagttaatattCCCCCAGGGCTCACGCTGAACCATTACAGAAGCATAATCTAGAAACCTGTTTAAATCAATTATAAGGAATTCAGGTGGCAGCACCTTTCCACTGGGCTCAGGGCAAGAGACGACTCACAATTTCACTATAATGTAAAGCACCTAGAGATGATGTTCGCAATGGAGGAGTGCTACAGGAAATCTGGATTTGACATTAAGGTGTTCATGTCTCCAGTTCAACTTCAACTAACTAAACCTGTTAAGCATGATTAAGTTAAACAGTGGGAGCAACAGAACTATACTGTAAAGCGTAACACGTTTCTTACCGCTATGTGCGGAAGACGCTGCTCAGGCGTGCAGGATGAGAATTCAACACCCACTAAAGACATACTGTGttattattacaattacttaagcttatttggctgacgcctttatccaaggcgacaacatttgagatacagcacaaatgattacatttcttttgtattttcatttgaagcacaagcaggtgaagtaaTCTGCTCCTGGTCATACGGTGTTAGTAGCACAAGATCTGAACCCAAAATCATCGGGTTTAGCTTAACCACTATGTGACCTGGGCAACCAAGTCAGATCAACAAATAAAACGAAGATTAATAAATTTCAAATACCTCAAATTTAAAATACTCTTGATTTATAATAGCTTGCCGTACAACCTATTAGGTATTACCGAGCTATGCACTGAAGAAGTCGTCCAGTTCAGTAAAATCTGAAAACATAATCCCTTTGAGGGTAACTACATGGTTTTAAAccaatctacatttttttatttaaaaaaaaatctacttcaaatatatctgattttaaaaaaaaaaaacttgccttggaaatcagtttttacaaaaacGCGACACGACATGAACTGGCTTAAAACAGAATGGAAATCAAACTAGGACAGAACTCACCAAGCAAGAAGTGTGAACTCTAAAATGGAAAAGGAAACGTCGGTCGCACTACTTGTTCATTTTTGTTGGCAAATCTTAAATCCAGTTCAACGCAACCTAATTAGCAATTCTTTAACAATAGGAGAAGCAGCCCACACAGGCCTCACTACTAACCCCGGCGTTTTTATCAAGCCTATAACTTAATTCAGATTGTTGGAGACAGGTCTATAATCATAAGACTTGAAACTAATGCATGAGCACATGAActgcataacaacaacaaaaaaaaccatTACAATACGTACATTTTCGTGACTATAAaaaccttctttcttttttcgaCTTAAACCTTTACGCCGACCACACGCACGACACTCCGACTCTTTCTTGAAGCGCCGAAGAAGACCTTCCGGTGTCAAACTCGTGGATTGGTGCTTAACTGTGATGTCAATATTAAGCGCTTCCGTAGCGACATAGacttactagacgccgcatgaccagcagcatcgtacgtcaacgtcgccgccatattgcgagtggcactgctgtgaagTGAAGCAATGGATGCAGACGCCTCACGCGTGTGCTTCTTGGGATTGTATAAACCGCTgcacgctccaaaccagatcctcggggattacatttcataggtaaggctgaacaattttttttggttatattaggccattagaaaatcctgttttataatcttagcactcaaagtcaccttacaattaaattaaacaacattagtaaaattaaaacaagagaatgataaatcaaaaagcaataattagcaaacaaacaaagataactggtaGTAAAAgtacaaaattcacaattggtgtgccagtttgaaaagatacattttgagggcagttttaaaatgtgttattgaatcaagctgacgtatatgagagggaagagaattcccgagttgacaAGCACCATGAGAGACGCTCGacctcccatagcactgagtctgacgtgtggtacagaaagtcgagctgcagatgaggatctgagtgagcgagacgagtgtcagtctgtaggagatcagtgaggtgtggagagctttaaatgttcagagcagtatttagtattgtattctgtagttaacagggagccagtgaagttgagagggAATCgatgtaatatgttcagtggatttagaacagcaggttattatcctgggaAGAAGTTGTAAGGGATGGATACGTTTTTGCggaatgccagatagaatagcataaCAGTAATCTATGcgtgaggtgactcaggcattaaccaatacttcagtactgtgttgcgtaagaacaggacgaagtctagaaatgttttggagattgaagaaggcagtccaagaaatgttacttatatgggaggaattgggttatttactgtaataattgccattattagtgtataaatgggtataaataattgcatgtaaacgattcaccaaaatctgttgtatgtaagcGATACTGTTTTAAgtaaggagtaactttgaccccttgtagGGGGTAAACAGTTGGGAGCTGAttgatgtggcctgcacaacttctagaccttctgataatttttgctgaagacacctattagtTTACTTTTCATCATATAAtcgtgtaatttcctgcacaaaatatgatccaaaattatttttttttttcgtctcTAAAGGGCCAAAGTAGTTGGAACCTCAAAAAGGTCGATGCCATACATAATTAGACTTCAAGACAAGTCGAACAGTATATAATATTGTGGGGTTAGTTACTGGTGAGTTAGAAGGcgaccagacaaaaaaaaaaaaaaggaagtgatttcaaagcattcagaactaaaacttaaaaacacaATATCAAATTTGTATAAAAGTGGATATCAAATTAATGATAAGAGGCAGGTGGGTATGATGTAGTGGCCAAGTTTAAAGTAGTAGTTTGCTAGGGCAGACCTCACTTCCAACTCAcggtgtgaccctgaacaagtcaatTAATTCCCATACCATgttctgaacagggtcacgggggtctagagcctatcccagcaagcatagggtacaaggcaggaacaatccctggacaggattcCAGTCCATGAGAGagtgaacacatacacacacacactctcaaggGTcgatttagcattgccaatccacctaacctgtgtgtgtttggactgtggaaggaaatgaGAGCACCAGgaaaaaacccatacagacacagagaggacatgcagactgtatgcagggaggacctgggatgcgaaCCCTGGTGTTCTTACCACAGGGAAGCAATGCTGCTACTGTGGCACCATGTTGCCcaactgtaaaaatatatatttaaatgttaacaatTGTAATTTATGCTAATAAAAGTTTAGGTAGAAGCATCAAGTAAATGTACAATAATATGACATGCagcaaaataataatttgtatgtTAAAGATGAACGGTTTTTACCTTCCATTTAGACTAACACACTGGgctttttacttgttcctgaatCTAATTGTGGACCATGCTGGATGATTTAGGTCTTTAAATATACTGCTTTCCGCTCAGCGACAGTGTGTGATGGACATGTCTTCTTGAGAAGGAAGTTGGCTGCCAGTAGTATGCTAATAGTGACACTTTCTCTCGATGGTAAGCCATTGCCTTAAACTTTTCTTTCATATTACACACTGGTAGAAACCATCTTAACATCCTTTTTAACCAATTCTTGTGCTCACTTCTACTCCAAGTCACAGAATCATTTTTGAAGTCATGCATAGTTTAATTTATCCATAGAGAAACCAAGCTAAATTGTCTTGGCTGATTCGATTTTATTTAATAACTAGCAGCAACACCCAATTTTAAGCTCTGGTGTTTTTGTCTGCTACTCTGGCTTCATTCTGTTCTGGTGTTTTACATGTTCAGAGCCACCAGGTGGCAATGGTCTTCAAACTGCAGTGAGTGCAGAACA is a genomic window containing:
- the snrpd2 gene encoding small nuclear ribonucleoprotein Sm D2, which translates into the protein MSLLNKPKSEMTPEELQKREEEEFNTGPLSVLTQSVKNNTQVLINCRNNKKLLGRVKAFDRHCNMVLENVKEMWTEVPKSGKGKKKSKPVNKDRYISKMFLRGDSVIVVLRNPLITGK